One Gossypium arboreum isolate Shixiya-1 chromosome 13, ASM2569848v2, whole genome shotgun sequence genomic window, AGAAACTGTAGCTGGCATAACCACGGTAATATCACCCTCCCAATCTTGAGCAAATATCTTGGCTAGTCCCCCCATACGAAATCCCAGTTCAAGTATTTGGCTACATCTATGTTTAACTTCCATCTCGGTTAGGTGCGCAAACTAcaatttaaaaacaataaaactagttcatttcatcattcaaataaTAAGACAAGTAAACAGACAAAGGCATCATAACAACAACTACCAAGATCATAATATGGTTTAAATACACCCACAAACATAAACCAAGATCATAAGTGTAACCAATATAAACATACCTTTGCCGCAAAGTTACCACCATGGGCTCGAACAAACTCCTTTACCCTCAAAAATGGTATGATATGAGGGTTTGCTTGACTCACAATGAAATGATTGACATTGAACAGCTCCTTAAGTTGCATCATAGGTAAATCGACCTCCAAGCTACCATCCCTCCATCGACGAGCAGTTGCACTAGAACCCTCCTCGGGATCCAAATTAAAGGGAGGATGGTAAGGAACGAGTTCCCCACTCCTATCTTTCGCCATTAGTTCCTGAGCTTCAAAAAGGCCAGGAAAAGCACAAGAAGCGCTTACGGCACTCCATATGACAACATGAGGTGAAGTCAAGTAATTTAGGCATCGAGGTGGCTCATGTTTCCTTGGTGAGCAAACTGTTATTCCGAGTACTCGACCAGTCATATCATAAGCCTCTTGAAATGTAAGATTACTTGTAAGGTGTCTTAACATCCATTGCATGTGTCTGATCTCATGAACAGCCCCTTGTCTCATGACTCTCCTAACAACTGCAAATATTCCACCCAGTTGATCATAAAACTGCAACGACCGCCAAGAGTCTTCGAAGAAGCTTTGCAGCTCGGGCCATGACCTTGTTCCAACAATAGCACACATAATGGATCCTACACTCGAACCAGCGATTATCCTCGGTAAAAGCTTATGCTCTACTAGTGTTTTAACTACACCAATATGAAATGCTCCAAGAGAAGCACCCCCACTTAAAAGCAACGCCGTTCTACCAAATGCATGCCTTGTTTCATGCATAAAAGCAAGCTTCTCTTCCAAGGAAAGCTCCTCTGAATCAGAGTCACAAACCATTCTCAACTGAGTGGAGACCTCATCAATGTAATCCTTGATGAGTTTAGGCACATGAAGCCTTCCTTTATGAAGCTCAGGATTACACATATTACCAAGATTTCTAATAAGATCAGCTCTCATACAAAAGATAATATCCCTAAGAGATCCATCTTGGCGACGACGCCGAAGctcttgaatcttgtttctcacAAGTTCCTCATCATAAAGATTTGATTCATTCATCTTCGGTGTTTCTTTATCAAGCATCTTAGCAGCATGAGCCCATTCTTCATATGTCAATGCAGTTCTCATCATATTTCTCCAAAATTTCCTTCTATAAGCCATTTCAGCCCTGAACTTTACATTCGTGTACCGTTTCACCAAAAAAGCAATAATAGTCACCAATGCTAATATCCCCTGAGGATTCCGGGGATGCAACCATGATATCAATGGCGAAACCAAGTTCTTACATCTATAGAATAAATCCACCaatacatgaaaaatttgatgcctgaaatgtgccattgaCTTACACAACAGGATCCTAAAAGCAATCGTACGACCAATGATCGTCGAAGGACCAATCGCAAATGAATCAACACTGGCCTCATTAGTTATATCCATAGCTAGTTTGCAATAAAGATTTTCTAACAGGGAATGAAAGCAAACAGTATTGGCTTTGTTTTTGCACCAAATATCAGAGAAAAATACAAAAAGACACTAATGGATTTGTTCACCAACTTGAATTCAGAAACACTAAAGATCAATGAGAAACTGATCCTATAACCCTAAATTCACCTCCTTCCTTTTCTTCAAATATATAGAAAATTAAGCGGATTAATATATATCCCAATTGAAAAGGAAAACAagcaaaattttctatttaagatTAAGAGTTAGATAGTTTCCAACCTCGTTCAGCTCCTGAATTCCAACAAATTTCTGACTATCTACAAAAAAACCAACAAGAACCCAAATTCTCTTAAAATCTACAAATCCAAATAAAAGAAAACCCAGATTCTAATTCCCATTACACACACAAGAAACCAAGAACCTGTTCGGTTTCTCTTTTTTTTCCACAATAATCTAAACGAAACCCAAAAAAGGTCTCAAAGAAGACAATAATTATCACCAGTTAAAAAAACCATGGGTTTTCCTTTGACAATTCCAAAAAATTGGGGCAAATAGCTAACAAAGGAAAACCCAGGAAAAGAAAACCAGATACATCCCCATCGAGTGCTAATATAATATGAAGGCCAGTAGGCTAAATATAAACATCCAAAAGCGAAATTATTGGGGGAAAGGGAAACTTTGGGATCTGCTAAAAGAGATAACGGTGCCAATGTGAAGGAAAGATTCTGGATGGAGAAAGaagattatataaaaaaaaaaacacaaaataaagGAGAAGATAAGATTCTGATCGTTGGGAAACTAACTttctatttataaaaaaaaaagcattaaagaaacaaaattttgaaagaaaacttTGGGTTGTGTTAAAGCTTTGGTTTTTAGCTACGATTTTGTGTAGCTTGGAGGGATGGGGTCTTGGTTGCTTTTGCTTGCAAGCAACAACTGCTTTAAATTTGTGAGGAGATTGAGAGTAGAATTCAAAATTCTAGCGAGGGGGGTTTGGCTTTCAATGTAAACAGATAAGTTCGTAATGAATTACGTCAGATTTTGGTGGCAACAAAATGTACTTTTTAGTTGATTCAACtcaccttttattattattattatcgaagTCAGCAAAATGTTAGATTTTGAATTCATGACTGTTACCTCGATCATAAAGGGAACTTGTCCTTTTATCTCAACTCTATTTATTACATTGCAAGTCTCTCAAACTATAAGTGCGGATACGCTTTAAGAGTTAAATCgaacttagataaatataaaatatattaatatcatatttaaatttaattcgaATTCAGTTTAGTTTAGCTCATGAACAGCTTTATTTGAGTGATgtctcttttatatttatttgagaCTGACACAAACTTACCTAAACATCAAGTCTCTTTattataaagattaaattaaaataattctttactgttaaatagataaatttaattcttgtactataaaaaattaaataagataaaattaaaatagagttaatatttattatttactgTGTAACTCCAAACAAAATATTTCATCTGATTTAAtcttatttgattatttttctaGTACAAAGATTAAATCAATTCATTTAATAGTAAATAGACTAATTTGATACAATATGTATAATAGAGGGACTTATCAAAAAAATTGAGGAGGTTATGCAATACCAGACAAGAAATGCGTATGGGGATGGTGAAGCGACGTAATAGACCAAAAAATAAACGTGGagcataataatataatatagcaTTGCACAGAAGGTGGATATGAATAACAAGTAACCCAAACGTGGCATTTATGTCCCACTTCCCACCTTTCTTTCCATATAAAACTCTGATGGTTATTGGTAATTCAGATAACGTTTTCTAATATATAGAGTTGCAATATTAGGTAGCCGTGAATATCATTATCATCTGCAGCAAGAAAACTTATCAAGGAGCTGCGGTTTTTTCGGTAAAAGATTCTTATACTATGAGTTAGATTACATTGACAACGATGTCTGCTATATCAAAAGTAAATTaatctttctattaaaaattccattaatttttactattaaaaactgaTTTGTGTATGTTAACATAAGGTACCACGTGTAActatttgattattttgctaACTACACTGATTTTTAACTATAGAAATGGACAAAATTTTCAACAGAAAAAACGGTTTGCTCTTTGATAGAATGTAAATAGAGAAAAATACAATCTGATTCCTAGTGCAGAGGACTCCAGGATGTATTACCGATTTTCACACAAGTGTTTTAGCTTTTTTTCCCCTCAACAAATTGTATGCAAGGTGCAATTTCGAGAATGAAATTGTATGCATTCATATAAAAATGGTATATGAATAGACATAGACAACATAAACAAAACTTTCTATGCAAATAAGATGCTTCATCGACCAAAAATCCATCTTTGTAACATAACAATACCAGCATACAAGGAATTAAGCAATGAATCACTAACAGAATCTAAAGCcaaattcaacccaaaatccaAGAAGACAAGCAATTATCAATTGAACAAGCACATGAAAAACTTCCTTCATAATTCCAAAGTACGATAAAGGACATCGGAACAAGGAAACTAAAAGCTAGAAGTTCCTATAAAATCCAAGATTTGCAGTTAATGCATCTCTCTTCAAAAGAAGGCTGATAGAAGTAAAAAAGGGTATTCATGTTCTTCAACATACAACACTAATTGCATCTGTTCAAGACTCGAAATGCCATCAATATAAAGCAAACAAAATCAATGAATCACTAGCAAAATCAAagccaaattcaaaccaaaatccAAGACAAGCAATTATTAATCAAACAAGTGCAAGAAAAATTCCTTCATAATTCGAAAGTACAAAAAAGGATACCGGAATGAAGAAAAATTATGTTTTCCATCCTTCCAGTTTTCTACCCCTCCAATTTTCTTTCCACTCTACTAAGCAAAGCCTAAAAGCTAGAAGTTCCTATTCACCTTCATTAGGAGATGAACAAAAATCCAAGATTTGCAGTTAATCATAATGCATCCCTCTTCAAAAAAAGGCTGATAGAAGTAAAAAGGGTATATTCATGTTCTTTAACGTACAATCCTAACTGCATCTGTTCGAGAATCGAAATGCCATTCATACGAAGTCAacaaaatcattatcaagcaaTAGTGGTTTCACTTTTACATACAATTCATATCATTCTTATGGGGTGAGTCAAAGTTAAAACTAAGCAATTCTTCAAAATTTTCTTCACAATTTCATTCATAAACTACCATTATCACCAACAACAATGGAGAATACACAAAAGTAAACCACTAAAATTACCACAAAGTAACAATAGTTGCCAAAAatacaagcaaaaaaaaaaaaaaagattttgtaATTAAAAGTAAAGTTCTGAAACCTGCTCATCTACTCCTCTGctgcatcttttctttttcttttcttctttttcttcttttcggTTTCATCCTCAGCCCCTGCATCAATTGCACCGTCAACAACAGCAATAGCCTCAATAGCCTCCTCATTCTCtttgttcttcttcttcttcttcttcttcttttcaatTTCATCACTCCCTGCATCAATTGCACTATCAACAACAGCAACAGCAATAGCCTCAATAGCCTCCTCATTCTCtttgttcttcttcttcttcttctttttctgctTTTCAATTTCATCACTCCCTACATCAATTGCACCATCAACAACAGCAATAGCCTCAATAGTATCCTCATTTTCAttgctcttcttcttcttctttttcttcttttcaattTCATCATTCCCTACATCAATTGCACCATCAACAACAGCAATAGACTCAATAGCATCCTCATTTTCGTtgctctttttcttcttttcaattTCATCACTCCCTACATCAATTGCACCATCAACAACAGCAATAGCCTCAATAGCATCCTCATTTTCAttgctcttcttcttcttcttcttctttttcttattttcaatttcatcactCCCTGCATCAATTGCACCATCAACAACAGCAATAGCCTCCTCATTCTCtttgttcttcttcttcttcttctttttcttcttttcaattTCACCACTCCCTACATCAATTGCACCATCAACAACAGCAATAGCCTCAATAGCATCCTCATTTTCAttgctcttcttcttcttctttttcttcttttcaattTCATCACTCCCTACATCAATTGCACCATCAACAACAGCAATAGACTCAATAGCATCCTCATTTTCGTtgctctttttcttcttttcaattTCATCACTCCCCACATCAATTGCACCATCAACAACAGCAATAGCCTCAATAGCATCCTCATTTTCAttgctcttcttcttcttcttcttctttttcttattttcaatttcatcactCCCTACATCAATTGCACCATCAACAACAGCAATAGCCTCAATAGCCTCCTCATTCTCtttgttcttcttcttcttcttcttctttttcttcttttcaattTCATCACTCCCTGCATCAATTGCATTATCAACAACAGCAACAGCAATATCCTCAATAGCATCCTCATTTTCATtgctcttcttctttttctttttattcttttcaaTTTCATTACTCCCTACATCAATTGCACCATCCACAACAGCAACAGCAATAGCCTCAATAGCATCCTCATTTTCATtgctcttcttctttttcttattttcattttcatcactCCCTACATCAATTGCACCATCAACAACAGCAATAGCCTCAATAGCATTCTCATTTTCATtgctcttcttctttttcttcttttcaattTCATCACTCCCTACATCAATTGCACCATCAACAACAGCAATAGCCTCAATAGCATCCTCATTTTCAttgctcttcttcttcttcttctttttcttcttttcaaatTCATCACTCCCTACATCAATTGCACTATCAACAACAGCAACAGCAATAGCCTCAATGGCATCTACATTCTCATtgctcttcttcttcttatttttctttgtttcaatttcatcaGCCCCTATGTCATTAGCACCATCAACAGCAGCAGCAACAGCCTGATCACTCTCTTTGCTCTTCTTCTTTTTCCTCTCAGTATCTATTGAACCGGCTTCAACCCCATCTTCATTTTCCTTCTCAGTCTTCACTTCGGCTTCCACATCACCATCCtctttattcttcttcttctttttctttttctttttctttttcactagAACTTCAACTTCATTTTTCTCATCACCACTAGCTTCATCCGATTTCTTCCTTTCCATTTCCACCACTACAATCTTCTTTTCCAACATAGAATCCCAACCATCAGGCAACACAACATTTCTCAACCACTCTTTAGGAGTACTATCGTTAAAGAGTGCAAGCGGGTCAGCAGAAGCAGCAATGCTTGCAACCATAGAATCCTCATCGGCAGGCATCGAACACACTTTAGGAGTATCGTCGTTTGGGTTATCCAATTTGGTTTGGGGTTTAACCATGAAATCTTGGTCGGGTTCTTTCGTTTCAGAACTGGGTTTGGTTTTTTCTCTTACGCTTTTTCTTTTCCGAGCGAGAAAGGTCGAGATTAGGCTCAGACATGGTCGCTCTTCTTCAtttcctttccttttccttttgggtttagggtttttaaaGAAGGAGATTTACAAATTGCAGCTATAGGGTTAGGGTTTTGGGGGATTTACTGGTCCGTGTGGGCTCGATTTAACTTCAAATTGGGGGATTGGGCTTTCATTTTATAGTTCTAAaggttttttatataaaataataaaaaaattactaaaattatcaaatacaaattaattatcttaaatacactaaaaatggaatacaagataaaaataatatttttttgtgtTGTCTGACGGTGTCATGTGACttacaagaaaaaaaataaaaaaaaggaaaaaaggaatTAAAAAAAGATGGGGCGAGCACGTGATCGATTGGTCACATCGAACAATAGGGTGTCAGGTACCACCGACACACCCCCAACTTTTTTTTCTTaagactttttttttaatttcttttctttttctatttataTAAACTGATCGTCCTGGCTGGCAGTATTGTAACACTCACTAaacattctttttctttttctcaactatttttttattagacttattttttttaaaaaaactactAGTGTCGCTAACGTATCAGGCGACACTTTTTTTCTattacaacttttttttttcgcCCTTTTTAAATGGTAGCAAGGAGAGAAAATCTAGTGTGGTGTCATTTGACAGTACGATAACACCCATATTTATGGTAAAAAACACcacatttttataaaaatttgagTGCaataccattttcataattttttttattattttaataaaaaaacccTAGTTCTGCACTTTCCTAGACTAGTGCATTTAAGACACTGGTACTCGCAAACTACTTGAGCTCAACTCGATAATTACCAAATCAGTTGAGTAGAATTCGAACTTAGTAATGCTTGACTTGAATGACTCATGaacttattatatattattacattATATTATTGCCCTTAATATATATTACTAACCCTAAGCTTGAATTTGAGTACAAAAATTAGTAAACAAACTTAATTGTGCTTGAGTAGTATATCTCAAGCAAAGCTTGagcttaaaaataaatatttgatcgAGCTCGAGTATCGAGCTTGAGCTCCACTTGATTACACTCCTATAATCCCCCTAATTTGATATGAATAAAGAaattccaaataataataaaaacacaaTTGAGACCTTCCACTAATGAAAATAATTGCTGATCAAGAAGATAATGTGACAAATACaaacattaaaaaaattacatgtgGCACGTCCATGTAATTATGTTATTCTAGCATGTCATATCTAAGCACCGCAAAATCACATTATGACAATCATGATCTAACATGAACAAAATATATATCATTTGTACATTGCTCATATCCGTTGTCCTAACATAACAACTTACACTTACAAGACGGGGCATCAATAGGAGGACTTGATTCTAAAGAGTACAAAGTTAATATGGGGACGGGACATGGCACCTGAGGAATGACCAAGGACATCCCCATGTAAAGCCTGCAAACATTGAAGTAAGGCAATTGGCTCTCTCCTCTCACCCTCCAAGTTATCTTCCTTCTTCCTCTTGAACTCCAAATCCCTTTATGAATCTAAAATCTCTTCGTCTATTTATGACTTGATTCAATGAATGAATTGTCACCAATGATTATCATCCCAACCTTATCACTTTcaactttttataatttaatcctcttttatctttaacttaaaaaaaaaaaacttcaaaagaaATAGAAAGTGTTCTAGGGAgaaaatgaaaatagaaaaaaaaaaaaggtaaaagagGACTTTATTTTGGTGTTTGGTTTGCTAGGAAAGTGATGCCTCTAAAAGTAAATACGAAAGATTGCTATTCtaataatgtataaaaatagatttattttaaattaaaatgaaacaaATACGATAGAAATAGTAtaacttatttttaaataaaagtttttaataaaaataatttatatatttaaaaattttaaaatttatagttgctagataatatattaaaaattatcacATGCCATCAACAAATTGATTATCAATAT contains:
- the LOC108464015 gene encoding uncharacterized protein LOC108464015 codes for the protein MVKPQTKLDNPNDDTPKVCSMPADEDSMVASIAASADPLALFNDSTPKEWLRNVVLPDGWDSMLEKKIVVVEMERKKSDEASGDEKNEVEVLVKKKKKKKKKKKNKEDGDVEAEVKTEKENEDGVEAGSIDTERKKKKSKESDQAVAAAVDGANDIGADEIETKKNKKKKSNENVDAIEAIAVAVVDSAIDVGSDEFEKKKKKKKKKSNENEDAIEAIAVVDGAIDVGSDEIEKKKKKKSNENENAIEAIAVVDGAIDVGSDENENKKKKKSNENEDAIEAIAVAVVDGAIDVGSNEIEKNKKKKKKSNENEDAIEDIAVAVVDNAIDAGSDEIEKKKKKKKKKKNKENEEAIEAIAVVDGAIDVGSDEIENKKKKKKKKKSNENEDAIEAIAVVDGAIDVGSDEIEKKKKSNENEDAIESIAVVDGAIDVGSDEIEKKKKKKKKSNENEDAIEAIAVVDGAIDVGSGEIEKKKKKKKKKNKENEEAIAVVDGAIDAGSDEIENKKKKKKKKKSNENEDAIEAIAVVDGAIDVGSDEIEKKKKSNENEDAIESIAVVDGAIDVGNDEIEKKKKKKKKSNENEDTIEAIAVVDGAIDVGSDEIEKQKKKKKKKNKENEEAIEAIAVAVVDSAIDAGSDEIEKKKKKKKKNKENEEAIEAIAVVDGAIDAGAEDETEKKKKKKRKRKDAAEE
- the LOC108464131 gene encoding triacylglycerol lipase SDP1-like → MDITNEASVDSFAIGPSTIIGRTIAFRILLCKSMAHFRHQIFHVLVDLFYRCKNLVSPLISWLHPRNPQGILALVTIIAFLVKRYTNVKFRAEMAYRRKFWRNMMRTALTYEEWAHAAKMLDKETPKMNESNLYDEELVRNKIQELRRRRQDGSLRDIIFCMRADLIRNLGNMCNPELHKGRLHVPKLIKDYIDEVSTQLRMVCDSDSEELSLEEKLAFMHETRHAFGRTALLLSGGASLGAFHIGVVKTLVEHKLLPRIIAGSSVGSIMCAIVGTRSWPELQSFFEDSWRSLQFYDQLGGIFAVVRRVMRQGAVHEIRHMQWMLRHLTSNLTFQEAYDMTGRVLGITVCSPRKHEPPRCLNYLTSPHVVIWSAVSASCAFPGLFEAQELMAKDRSGELVPYHPPFNLDPEEGSSATARRWRDGSLEVDLPMMQLKELFNVNHFIVSQANPHIIPFLRVKEFVRAHGGNFAAKFAHLTEMEVKHRCSQILELGFRMGGLAKIFAQDWEGDITVVMPATVSQYLKILQNPTLVELQKAANQGRRCTWEKLSAMKANCGIELALDECVAILNHMRRLKRSADRAAAASSHGLLANTTTKFNASKRIPSWNCIARENSSGSLEEDLLTDVTSSLHHGVGSSLGIPPPARNLRAHRSAYDGSDSESEGVDIHSWTRSGGPLMRTSSANLFIDFVQNLDAEAEVNKGLMAHPSSPGFQICGGDSFSHSPRMMKSDRGSEHEFDQRDFGNRPPVNGSSIMVTEGDLLQPEKVINGLMLNVVKKADLAQSSRSPDSDSCSTEVAECVQLECPEKDDSSASEDDDAGAVNETVATDNLTRSAHDDNQGGVVDA